Proteins from a genomic interval of Candidatus Fokinia cryptica:
- the glmM gene encoding phosphoglucosamine mutase has translation MHPFSQNFNFGTDGIRGLANGKIMNSDVALRLGQAIGIYLKKYEKVPQQHVYKVIIGKDTRLSCYMLESAITAGFTSVGVHVKLVGPIPTPAISYLVRSMRCDVGIMITASHNNYDDNGIKIFDRNGIKIYHEVQEVLKTIVIDQTLMLHNLATSYDIGKVSRIDDVHGRYIEYVKSVFSKHLTLDGRKIVVDCANGATYKVAPTVFKELGAEVISIGVEPNGLNINKDCGALCTTLLQEKVKSTGADIGFAFDGDGDRLVVCDENGNITSGEYLIACVADYIYKDVTTIPRNIVITKLCNAAFSNYMKSRDFNIIYSDVGDGAVMRTMVENKALVGGEISGHIMIRNSSQSSDAIIASMYLLSALQEQQTVASKMLVKFSLYPQLTFNLKYHENVNPLDSQDIQRVIQEIIEQNKDYRIIVRSSGTEDVVRIMIEGQDTNKMKNIMNTLVNILSNR, from the coding sequence ATGCATCCTTTTTCTCAGAATTTCAATTTTGGTACTGATGGTATTAGAGGCCTTGCAAATGGGAAGATAATGAACTCTGATGTGGCTCTAAGACTGGGACAGGCTATTGGGATATATCTGAAGAAGTATGAAAAAGTACCTCAACAGCATGTTTATAAAGTTATAATAGGAAAAGATACTAGACTTTCATGTTATATGCTTGAAAGTGCTATCACGGCTGGTTTTACTTCTGTTGGAGTACATGTTAAACTTGTTGGTCCCATACCAACACCGGCAATTTCATACCTTGTACGCTCTATGAGATGCGATGTAGGTATTATGATAACTGCGTCTCATAATAATTACGATGATAATGGGATAAAAATCTTTGATAGAAATGGAATAAAGATCTATCATGAAGTACAAGAAGTATTAAAGACTATTGTGATTGATCAAACCCTCATGTTACATAACCTTGCTACCTCATATGATATAGGAAAAGTCTCGAGGATAGATGACGTGCATGGACGCTATATAGAATACGTAAAAAGCGTATTTTCTAAACATCTGACCTTAGATGGGAGGAAAATTGTGGTAGATTGTGCAAATGGTGCAACATATAAAGTTGCTCCCACGGTATTTAAAGAGCTTGGAGCAGAAGTAATTTCAATAGGAGTTGAACCGAATGGACTAAATATTAATAAAGATTGTGGTGCTTTATGTACGACATTACTACAAGAAAAAGTAAAAAGTACAGGTGCTGATATAGGATTTGCGTTCGATGGAGACGGTGATCGACTGGTAGTATGTGATGAAAATGGCAATATTACATCTGGCGAATATCTAATAGCATGTGTAGCTGATTATATATACAAAGATGTTACAACTATTCCACGTAATATTGTAATCACTAAATTATGCAATGCCGCATTTAGCAATTATATGAAATCTCGAGATTTTAATATAATATATTCAGACGTTGGAGATGGTGCAGTAATGAGGACTATGGTGGAAAATAAAGCCCTTGTAGGTGGAGAGATTTCTGGGCATATAATGATTAGAAATTCATCTCAAAGTAGTGATGCTATTATTGCTTCCATGTATCTTCTCTCAGCACTACAAGAACAACAAACAGTGGCGAGTAAAATGCTTGTAAAGTTTTCTCTTTATCCGCAACTTACCTTTAATTTGAAATATCATGAAAACGTCAATCCTCTAGATTCTCAAGATATACAGAGAGTAATACAGGAAATAATAGAGCAAAATAAAGATTATAGAATAATTGTACGTAGTTCTGGGACAGAAGATGTAGTAAGAATAATGATAGAAGGTCAAGATACGAACAAGATGAAAAATATCATGAATACATTAGTTAATATATTGAGCAATAGATAA
- a CDS encoding leucyl aminopeptidase, with protein MKIQFSSQASSLSDDKVNVLLVDSTISLQGYSNIERDLLLKISSNARITKHFSGKTKQSLFFIIDGKKILLIGTDDTHRKNMARSSKFCLYSQIGSTITNRINALKEEKIAFHMPDFMKEDETTSIILGMQLKNYSFSKYFINKLQEHTNSFIECAVHSELHAILQKHFDEHYHHLVNGVFLTRDLVNEPANVLSPEEFINVVQDKCSSINGLTIKVLKENEMRALKMNALLGVAQGSSRESRLLVMEWNGGSNTNIGLVGKGVTFDSGGISIKPSQNMGDMKGDMGGAATVIGTMYSVAKRNAKINVVAVIPLVENMPSGTAQRPGDVVSSMSGQTIEIDNTDAEGRLILADALWYLQENYHNITRIIDLATLTGAITIALGDIYAGLFCNNDELAQNLISAGYETGELLWRLPIASEYDEQINSTIADMKNVGSGRGAGSTTAAQFLYRFIKDKDYSWAHIDIAGVSMSKHPAHFGTSGGTGFGVLLLDKFIRKYE; from the coding sequence ATGAAAATTCAATTCTCTTCACAGGCTTCATCTTTATCTGATGATAAAGTAAATGTACTTCTTGTAGATAGTACGATATCTCTCCAAGGCTACTCTAATATAGAAAGAGATTTACTACTAAAAATCTCTTCTAATGCTAGAATAACAAAGCATTTCTCGGGTAAAACTAAACAATCTCTTTTCTTTATTATCGATGGAAAAAAGATACTATTGATAGGTACAGACGATACTCACAGAAAAAACATGGCAAGATCTTCCAAATTTTGCCTCTACTCTCAAATTGGCTCCACTATCACAAATCGCATTAATGCTCTTAAAGAAGAGAAGATAGCGTTTCATATGCCTGATTTTATGAAAGAGGATGAAACCACCTCTATAATACTTGGAATGCAACTAAAAAATTACTCCTTTTCAAAGTATTTTATAAACAAACTCCAAGAGCATACCAATTCTTTCATAGAATGTGCAGTACATTCCGAGCTTCATGCTATATTACAAAAACATTTTGATGAGCACTATCACCATCTAGTGAATGGAGTTTTCCTGACTCGCGATCTCGTAAATGAACCTGCAAATGTGCTTTCTCCAGAAGAATTTATTAATGTAGTGCAAGATAAATGCTCTTCTATCAATGGGTTAACAATCAAAGTACTTAAAGAAAATGAGATGCGGGCATTAAAAATGAATGCTCTGCTCGGTGTAGCTCAAGGAAGTAGTAGAGAATCGCGCTTGCTCGTAATGGAATGGAATGGTGGTAGCAATACTAATATTGGCTTGGTAGGTAAAGGAGTTACTTTTGATAGCGGAGGAATTAGTATAAAACCATCTCAAAATATGGGAGATATGAAAGGTGATATGGGAGGGGCAGCAACAGTAATAGGTACTATGTACTCTGTCGCTAAACGAAACGCTAAAATTAACGTAGTAGCAGTTATACCGTTAGTTGAAAATATGCCTTCCGGAACAGCACAAAGACCAGGTGATGTAGTTTCATCTATGTCTGGCCAAACTATAGAAATTGATAACACTGACGCTGAAGGTAGGTTAATATTGGCTGATGCCCTATGGTATCTCCAAGAAAACTACCACAACATAACGAGAATTATTGATTTAGCAACCTTGACAGGAGCTATAACAATTGCTCTTGGAGATATATATGCTGGTTTATTCTGTAATAACGACGAATTAGCTCAAAATCTCATATCTGCAGGATATGAAACAGGAGAGTTATTATGGAGACTTCCGATTGCAAGTGAATATGATGAACAAATCAACTCGACAATAGCAGATATGAAAAATGTAGGAAGTGGTAGAGGAGCTGGAAGCACAACAGCAGCTCAATTTTTATATAGATTTATTAAAGATAAAGATTATAGCTGGGCACACATAGATATTGCAGGTGTGTCTATGTCTAAACATCCAGCACACTTTGGAACAAGTGGAGGTACAGGGTTTGGAGTTTTATTGTTAGATAAATTTATACGAAAATATGAGTAG
- a CDS encoding ribose-phosphate diphosphokinase, producing MTKLKIIAGTNSQKLAQKIALHQNAEYIQATVQRFPDGELSVQLHTQLYNSKAIIVHSIHQHVNDNVMELLLLANATQNVGASKIIAVTPYLAYCRQDKQDYQNQTIPSINAIAKIIKASGIECLLAIDIHSKSAKEAFDIEFHNINTTNLFASCSNDIDNPLLISPDSGGAKRCQEIAKLLHCEHIVMNKKRNIGTFLKQSDKMIISGRNCIIIDDIIDTGWTITNVANILMKYKAKTIRAMVTHAVLSQNTFFALHKTATMHEITTTSTITHMKLPKYFRVLDISTIISKKILEIINH from the coding sequence ATGACAAAGTTGAAGATTATAGCTGGTACAAATTCACAAAAACTTGCACAAAAAATAGCGCTTCATCAAAATGCGGAATACATCCAAGCTACAGTACAACGTTTTCCCGATGGAGAACTTTCCGTTCAACTACATACACAATTATATAATAGCAAAGCAATTATAGTGCATTCTATACATCAACATGTAAACGACAACGTTATGGAATTACTACTTTTAGCTAATGCTACTCAAAACGTAGGAGCTTCTAAAATAATCGCCGTAACTCCTTATCTCGCATATTGTCGACAAGATAAGCAAGATTATCAAAATCAAACTATACCATCAATTAATGCAATTGCTAAAATCATCAAAGCTAGCGGAATTGAATGTTTATTAGCCATAGATATTCACTCTAAGTCAGCAAAAGAAGCATTTGATATAGAATTTCATAACATTAATACGACAAATTTATTTGCATCATGTAGTAATGATATTGATAATCCATTGCTCATCTCGCCAGATAGTGGAGGAGCTAAGAGGTGTCAAGAAATTGCAAAATTACTGCATTGTGAACACATTGTAATGAATAAAAAGCGAAACATCGGAACATTCCTCAAACAATCCGACAAGATGATAATATCTGGTAGAAATTGCATAATTATAGACGATATTATAGACACAGGATGGACTATAACGAATGTTGCAAACATTTTGATGAAGTATAAAGCTAAAACCATAAGAGCGATGGTTACTCATGCCGTGCTTTCTCAAAATACTTTTTTTGCACTACACAAGACAGCAACAATGCATGAAATCACTACAACATCAACAATTACTCATATGAAATTACCAAAATACTTTAGGGTATTAGACATAAGTACCATTATTTCAAAAAAAATTTTAGAAATTATCAATCATTAA
- a CDS encoding EVE domain-containing protein — protein sequence MPRFWIGVASKEHVENGVKHGICQFCHGKLAPAKRLKLGDFIIYYSSKVVMHESKIYQKFTAIGTIIDNAPYQLNMSEGFQPYKRNVEYFNGRHVDIRPLINSLPFIKNKNAWGVVFRYGFLEIDKESFKIIAKEMLNESFIQDIAV from the coding sequence ATGCCTAGATTTTGGATAGGAGTAGCATCAAAAGAGCATGTAGAAAATGGTGTAAAACATGGAATATGTCAATTCTGCCATGGGAAGCTAGCTCCTGCAAAAAGACTAAAATTAGGTGATTTTATAATATACTACTCCTCTAAGGTAGTGATGCATGAAAGTAAAATTTATCAAAAATTTACTGCAATTGGTACAATTATAGATAACGCACCATATCAACTTAATATGTCCGAAGGATTTCAACCATATAAACGTAATGTAGAATACTTTAATGGAAGACATGTTGATATTAGACCTCTTATCAATTCCCTACCATTTATAAAGAATAAAAATGCATGGGGCGTGGTTTTTCGTTACGGTTTTTTGGAAATTGACAAGGAATCTTTTAAAATTATTGCTAAAGAAATGCTGAATGAGTCTTTTATACAAGATATCGCAGTATAA
- a CDS encoding proton-conducting transporter membrane subunit, with protein sequence MYKDFTYLSERKMQHFWSNFGIISSYTLVLTFLILCYFDVFDIYYQLSSFMNQTIRSEKDFMMFEVARKSCIIITFSALMLSLYSYFKEVVSKDTHWETPFLMILGTICALIITTAQDLIIIYLCFVVLSLIAQILLAHSKNKFELEAAIKYFIFDNCIGILFLLGVALIYLSHGNVSMYIHSIQHIENISHLNLPISTLENAGFTILLIYGCFKLGVPPLHFWVPDVLQSTKMEHSIYLLGILKVPICIMMIRILKAFPNSEHICQIMLWLGVFATFWSAVVNLQQSNIKRIFGYSSIHQTGFILIAISIPFGESASIIYANTYVILIHIPTMYLLSKLESISTDNNKYFLSIDSVKAFSSHSGYHQFLSCVLMLSVAGIPPLAGFFIKLNIFELLIQQSYYTALCMVFLSTVVAAFYPFRIISSLFFSEVMKTLAGLKHSVSVEYALAREFSIHVPSTKQHKHFTIDFRFCVIALFVLMNLMYIFSGTFDMEKYLPL encoded by the coding sequence ATGTACAAAGACTTTACATATCTAAGTGAGCGTAAAATGCAACACTTTTGGAGTAATTTCGGAATTATAAGCTCCTACACACTAGTACTAACATTTCTCATACTATGTTATTTCGATGTTTTTGACATCTACTATCAACTTTCATCCTTTATGAATCAAACAATACGAAGTGAAAAGGATTTTATGATGTTTGAAGTCGCAAGAAAATCATGCATCATAATTACTTTTAGTGCTCTCATGTTATCATTATATTCATATTTCAAAGAAGTAGTTAGTAAGGATACACACTGGGAAACTCCATTTTTAATGATATTAGGAACTATTTGCGCACTTATTATTACAACTGCACAAGATTTAATCATAATATATCTTTGTTTTGTAGTACTTTCCCTAATAGCTCAAATACTCTTAGCTCACTCAAAAAATAAATTTGAGTTAGAAGCTGCTATAAAATATTTTATCTTCGATAATTGTATAGGGATATTATTTCTACTTGGTGTCGCTCTAATATATCTCTCGCACGGCAATGTGAGCATGTACATTCATTCTATACAACATATAGAAAATATTTCTCACTTAAATCTACCAATTTCTACTTTGGAGAATGCTGGATTTACAATATTATTAATATATGGATGCTTTAAGCTAGGAGTACCTCCACTGCATTTCTGGGTACCAGATGTATTGCAGAGTACAAAAATGGAACATTCAATATATTTACTCGGTATACTGAAAGTTCCGATATGTATAATGATGATCAGAATTTTGAAGGCTTTTCCGAATTCGGAACACATATGCCAAATAATGCTATGGCTTGGAGTATTCGCAACTTTTTGGTCTGCTGTAGTGAATTTACAACAATCTAATATAAAAAGAATATTCGGATATAGCTCAATACATCAAACAGGATTCATACTAATAGCAATCTCTATTCCATTTGGAGAAAGTGCTTCAATAATATACGCAAATACCTATGTTATACTTATACACATACCGACAATGTACTTGCTATCAAAACTTGAATCGATATCAACTGACAACAACAAGTATTTCTTAAGTATTGACAGCGTTAAAGCTTTCTCTTCACACTCAGGTTATCATCAATTCTTATCCTGTGTACTTATGCTATCCGTAGCTGGAATTCCACCACTTGCTGGATTCTTCATAAAACTTAATATTTTTGAGCTATTAATACAGCAGTCTTATTATACAGCTTTGTGTATGGTATTTTTATCAACAGTGGTAGCTGCATTTTATCCGTTTAGAATAATTTCATCACTATTCTTTTCAGAAGTAATGAAAACATTAGCAGGATTAAAACACTCAGTATCAGTTGAATACGCTCTTGCTAGAGAATTTTCTATACACGTCCCAAGCACAAAACAACACAAACATTTTACTATCGATTTTCGTTTTTGTGTTATTGCACTTTTTGTTTTGATGAATCTGATGTATATCTTTTCAGGTACGTTCGATATGGAAAAATATCTCCCTCTATAG
- a CDS encoding DNA alkylation repair protein, with product MNVIQEIRNSLHNNITRTSTAASFGFKTETGEYAEYDQFIGISVPNLRKIATIFSEISISDIQFFLSSKINEERTFALLVLIKQFQKSVEHIKDELYHFYMRNLQHINNWNLIDLSAPLIVGHYLYDKNRTILFTLAQSHYWWERRIAIVATLYFIRKNDLKCTFQIAELLLNDEHKLLHKGVGWMLREAGKKEKDALIKFLNIHTIHMPRTMLRYAIEKFDSTEKAFYMRK from the coding sequence ATGAATGTAATACAAGAGATAAGAAACTCTCTCCATAATAACATTACAAGAACTTCAACAGCAGCATCTTTTGGATTTAAAACAGAAACTGGAGAGTACGCTGAGTATGATCAATTTATTGGTATCTCAGTACCAAATTTAAGGAAAATCGCGACAATATTTAGTGAAATTAGTATTAGTGATATACAATTTTTTCTATCCTCTAAAATAAATGAAGAAAGAACATTCGCTCTACTAGTTTTAATAAAGCAATTTCAAAAATCTGTGGAGCATATAAAGGATGAATTATATCACTTCTACATGAGAAATTTACAACATATTAACAATTGGAATCTTATAGATTTATCTGCTCCACTCATAGTAGGACATTACTTATACGATAAGAATCGGACTATTTTATTTACCTTAGCACAATCACATTATTGGTGGGAACGTAGAATTGCAATTGTAGCAACATTATACTTTATCAGGAAAAATGATTTAAAATGTACTTTTCAAATTGCAGAATTACTACTTAATGATGAGCATAAACTTCTTCATAAAGGAGTTGGGTGGATGTTGCGTGAAGCTGGAAAAAAGGAAAAAGATGCTTTGATAAAATTTCTCAATATTCACACAATTCACATGCCAAGAACAATGCTAAGGTATGCAATAGAGAAATTTGATAGTACAGAAAAAGCCTTTTACATGAGGAAATAG
- the bioB gene encoding biotin synthase BioB, with translation MEKKWAFEEAKVLFELPFNQLVYDAQTVHRQHFLPNTIQISTLLSIKTGGCTEDCKYCPQSMHHNTGVEKGSLLGLDEVMEEAKEARKKGASRFCMGAAWRSLRDKDMPSICEMIREVKKLGLEVCMTLGLLKEEQAVKLKEAGLDFYNHNIDTSEEFYSKVITTRNFQSRLDTIECVRKAGIKVCCGGIIGMGETNNDRIKMLVVLANLDEPPESIPINKLIRISGTPLAEQEDVDPFDFVRIVALARIMIPKSYVRLSAGREQMSDEMQALCFLAGANSIFYGEKLLTAENPTMQKDNALLKRLGLRGEVCDKSLH, from the coding sequence ATGGAAAAAAAATGGGCTTTTGAGGAAGCGAAAGTACTCTTTGAGCTTCCATTTAATCAGCTTGTTTATGATGCTCAGACTGTACATAGACAGCATTTTCTCCCTAATACTATCCAAATTAGCACACTTTTGAGTATAAAAACGGGAGGCTGTACTGAGGATTGTAAGTATTGTCCACAGTCGATGCATCATAATACGGGAGTGGAGAAAGGATCTTTATTAGGACTGGATGAAGTGATGGAAGAGGCAAAAGAGGCTAGAAAAAAAGGAGCGAGTAGATTTTGTATGGGAGCTGCTTGGAGAAGTTTGCGAGATAAAGATATGCCTTCAATCTGCGAAATGATAAGAGAGGTAAAGAAATTAGGATTAGAAGTTTGTATGACGTTAGGTTTGTTGAAGGAAGAGCAAGCGGTGAAATTAAAAGAAGCTGGATTAGACTTTTATAATCATAATATCGATACATCCGAAGAGTTTTATAGCAAAGTAATTACAACGAGAAATTTTCAAAGTAGGTTGGATACTATTGAATGCGTACGTAAAGCTGGTATAAAAGTCTGTTGTGGTGGCATCATAGGAATGGGCGAAACAAATAATGATCGTATAAAGATGCTAGTTGTATTAGCGAATTTAGATGAGCCTCCAGAATCTATACCTATAAATAAGTTAATAAGAATTTCGGGTACTCCATTAGCTGAGCAAGAAGACGTAGATCCATTCGATTTTGTAAGAATAGTAGCTCTTGCTAGGATTATGATACCTAAGTCGTATGTGAGGTTATCTGCTGGTCGTGAGCAAATGTCGGATGAGATGCAGGCTTTATGTTTTTTAGCAGGTGCCAATTCCATTTTTTACGGTGAGAAGCTTCTAACTGCAGAAAATCCTACAATGCAAAAAGATAATGCTTTATTAAAGCGTTTAGGTCTTCGAGGAGAAGTATGTGATAAATCACTTCATTAA
- a CDS encoding phosphatidylserine decarboxylase family protein codes for MFNMKIHEEGRSFIAICLACVLVSFFISSLSVVFFIILTVAVVSFFRDPDRISPPIDNVILSPADGVILSIDHNVALPKEIISDKAIELENSKFTKVSIFLSVFNVHVNRNAVSGVVVDTYYNSGKFFNASLDKASEFNERQLILVRTDEDKYVCFVQIAGLIARRIVCNLSKGAKVRAGERFGIIRFGSRMDIYVPSDYVMKVYLGQTMIGGETIVATQA; via the coding sequence ATGTTCAATATGAAAATTCATGAGGAGGGTAGGTCGTTTATTGCAATATGCTTAGCCTGTGTTCTTGTAAGTTTTTTCATATCGTCACTATCAGTTGTATTTTTTATCATTCTTACCGTAGCTGTAGTTTCTTTTTTTCGTGATCCAGATAGGATTTCGCCTCCTATAGACAATGTAATATTAAGTCCCGCAGATGGAGTAATTCTTAGCATTGATCATAATGTTGCTCTTCCAAAAGAAATTATAAGTGACAAGGCAATAGAATTAGAAAATTCAAAATTCACTAAAGTTAGCATATTTTTGAGTGTTTTTAATGTGCATGTAAATAGAAATGCTGTTAGTGGTGTTGTAGTGGATACTTATTATAATTCCGGAAAATTTTTTAACGCATCGCTGGATAAAGCAAGTGAGTTCAATGAGAGACAGCTTATCTTAGTGCGTACTGATGAAGATAAGTACGTATGCTTTGTTCAGATTGCTGGTCTTATTGCTAGGAGAATAGTTTGTAACCTTAGTAAAGGTGCAAAAGTGAGAGCTGGTGAAAGGTTTGGAATTATAAGATTCGGAAGTAGAATGGATATATATGTGCCTTCTGATTATGTTATGAAGGTATACCTAGGTCAAACTATGATAGGAGGAGAGACGATAGTTGCCACTCAAGCATAG
- the gmk gene encoding guanylate kinase, translating to MKEQNKKTGVVMVISGPSGTGKTTISTMLAKTVDNLKFSVSFTTRKKRVNEIDGESYHFVTREYMEQLRDKGQLLECTEVFDNLYGTSKTQIEEQIMSGKDIISDTDVQGYMALKSALPESVVGVFLLPPNKAEVLDRLTKRGGSSIEIAERFKAFKEEISHHDKYDYVIFNDNMDSTLHAVKSVLNAERNKRARNLYTIYNFINAMNAEQ from the coding sequence ATGAAAGAACAAAATAAAAAAACTGGAGTTGTAATGGTAATTTCAGGTCCTTCTGGTACTGGAAAGACAACAATATCTACAATGCTAGCTAAAACGGTTGATAATTTGAAATTTTCAGTATCGTTTACTACGAGAAAGAAAAGAGTAAATGAAATTGACGGAGAGAGTTATCATTTCGTAACTAGAGAATACATGGAACAACTAAGAGACAAAGGACAATTATTAGAGTGTACCGAAGTATTCGATAACTTATATGGTACATCAAAGACTCAGATAGAAGAACAAATAATGAGCGGTAAAGATATAATTTCTGATACTGACGTACAGGGATATATGGCACTAAAATCAGCACTTCCCGAGAGCGTAGTTGGAGTATTTCTACTACCACCAAATAAGGCTGAAGTACTAGATAGGTTAACTAAGAGAGGAGGAAGTAGCATTGAAATAGCAGAAAGATTTAAAGCCTTCAAAGAAGAAATTTCTCATCATGATAAGTATGACTATGTAATATTCAACGATAACATGGATAGTACACTACACGCAGTAAAAAGTGTACTGAATGCAGAGAGAAACAAAAGAGCTAGAAATCTTTATACCATCTACAATTTTATTAACGCCATGAATGCTGAACAGTAG
- a CDS encoding division plane positioning ATPase MipZ gives MPRVILFGNEKGGAGKTTAAIHLSILLCSVGFKVVSVDLDSYQQSFTGYIENRTIQKNKLGLNIQIPSHICFIDKSFSKYRKDIETTEGGDIAKIAIHQNGSMEELEECLEKHIIKEREGYDYVIIDSPGGSISLSRAAHSLADIIVTPINDSIIDIELLSKIGDSYESVSPGPYAVMLFEQKIRKTAKCGHPPRWYVMRNRVGNADTVNSKNTEMILYQLSKKLGFKNISGFGNRNIFKELFNMGLCILDSDVPLVKSRLSTSAIAAKLEILELAKELEIDLKK, from the coding sequence GTGCCTCGTGTAATATTATTCGGAAATGAAAAAGGTGGTGCAGGAAAAACAACAGCAGCCATACATCTTTCTATCTTACTTTGCAGTGTTGGATTTAAAGTAGTTAGTGTTGATTTAGACAGCTATCAACAATCCTTCACTGGATATATAGAAAATAGAACAATTCAGAAAAATAAACTTGGATTAAATATACAAATACCAAGTCATATATGCTTTATAGATAAATCTTTCAGTAAATATAGAAAAGACATAGAAACGACAGAAGGCGGAGATATTGCAAAGATAGCAATACATCAAAACGGAAGCATGGAAGAACTAGAGGAGTGCTTGGAGAAACATATAATAAAAGAACGTGAAGGTTACGATTACGTAATAATAGATTCACCAGGGGGAAGCATATCGCTTAGTAGAGCTGCTCATTCATTAGCTGATATAATCGTCACTCCTATTAACGATAGTATAATAGACATAGAACTATTATCTAAAATAGGAGATTCATATGAATCGGTATCTCCAGGTCCATATGCAGTAATGCTTTTTGAGCAAAAAATACGAAAAACTGCAAAATGTGGTCATCCACCTCGTTGGTACGTAATGCGTAATAGAGTTGGTAATGCAGATACAGTTAATAGCAAAAACACAGAGATGATACTCTATCAACTCTCTAAAAAACTTGGATTTAAAAACATTTCCGGCTTTGGAAATAGAAACATTTTTAAAGAACTATTCAATATGGGGTTGTGCATACTAGATTCTGACGTGCCATTAGTAAAATCTAGACTATCTACGTCTGCTATTGCTGCAAAGTTAGAAATATTAGAATTGGCAAAAGAATTAGAAATTGATCTAAAGAAATAA